The following are encoded in a window of bacterium genomic DNA:
- a CDS encoding AAA family ATPase — protein sequence MKLNKMKLTIPKQDGTSITEEIILELGNYTILAGENNSGKTSLVKAIMDHEAMGEYEPIFIPAENTQPQNEETKTSATTTDFFKLLKLILGPIFDKSMLKDLANKFETSKAKKEFVGGVNRILNDFGLEKKEFDLKISEDSFKEDLIIKLIKAFVKDLYKTKVGEVDFEKIGMGAQRLIVAALIRYYAEREIREEEKILIVFEEPEAYLHPKWKKSLYGALFKLSQRPGAKVLITTHDPYFIELGKGQAIYQIYRDDTKKDATAVKRMDGVGVLPYKSDGEINYLIFGVASESYYLELYEYLKRREEKSGRYTGDTYTDFDEYMFNAYFKSKKVGRICKADNKKDPITPITRLRHDIAHGIDVPVSIDLAEATEALISFIKAIK from the coding sequence ATGAAGCTCAATAAAATGAAACTTACTATACCTAAGCAAGATGGGACGAGTATCACCGAGGAAATAATATTAGAGTTGGGAAATTACACAATTTTGGCTGGCGAGAATAATAGCGGAAAAACAAGCTTAGTTAAGGCAATTATGGATCATGAAGCAATGGGAGAATATGAGCCTATTTTTATTCCCGCAGAGAATACTCAGCCACAGAACGAAGAAACAAAGACCTCCGCAACAACGACTGATTTTTTTAAGCTCCTAAAGCTTATCCTCGGCCCGATTTTCGATAAAAGTATGCTTAAGGATTTAGCGAATAAATTTGAAACGTCTAAAGCGAAAAAAGAATTTGTTGGCGGAGTAAATAGGATTTTGAATGATTTTGGTTTGGAGAAGAAGGAGTTTGATCTGAAGATATCCGAGGATAGTTTTAAGGAAGATTTGATTATTAAGCTGATAAAAGCCTTCGTAAAAGATTTATATAAAACAAAAGTTGGTGAGGTGGATTTTGAAAAAATTGGAATGGGCGCGCAGCGTCTCATAGTTGCAGCGCTTATTCGGTACTACGCCGAAAGAGAGATTAGAGAAGAAGAGAAAATTTTAATAGTTTTCGAAGAGCCAGAAGCATACCTACATCCAAAATGGAAAAAGAGCTTATATGGTGCCCTCTTTAAGCTTTCTCAAAGGCCGGGCGCGAAAGTTCTTATTACGACCCATGATCCATATTTTATAGAGCTGGGTAAGGGGCAGGCAATTTACCAAATATATCGCGATGATACCAAGAAGGATGCGACCGCCGTGAAAAGAATGGATGGCGTAGGGGTGCTTCCTTATAAGTCAGATGGTGAGATTAATTACCTCATTTTTGGAGTAGCGAGCGAGAGTTACTATTTAGAATTATATGAATATTTAAAGCGCCGTGAAGAAAAAAGTGGTAGGTACACAGGTGATACTTACACTGATTTTGACGAGTATATGTTCAATGCTTATTTTAAATCAAAGAAAGTAGGCCGAATCTGCAAAGCCGATAATAAAAAGGATCCAATCACGCCCATTACTAGACTAAGGCACGATATTGCACATGGTATTGATGTTCCAGTTTCAATAGATCTCGCGGAAGCAACCGAGGCACTAATCAGTTTCATTAAGGCGATAAAGTAG
- a CDS encoding DUF2130 domain-containing protein produces METPGQKIECPKCRALFSMDEVLTHQIKEKLKKEFGEESRLKEAEITTQRKELEAGQVKLLEAQQNSQAEVNRKVNEKIAAEKPALRKQAQAEAEKQKLSELKFLDEQLKEKDKKLEEANGNELRLRKEKNKLEEDKKNFELEKQRQLDEERKKISEEANKKAVEESWYKIAELNKKISDVTKANADLMRKLEQGSQQTQGEVLELELEEILRSEFPIDEILPVPKGVTGADVIQKVLDRGGRLCGKIVWESKKTKAWSEGWIQKLKDDQRAIKADVAVIVSAVLPEGVKGFIFRDGVWICDTKLSIALATAIRMNLEAVTRERAMSVGKNEKMEVLYSYLTGVEFRQRVEAIVEAFTNMGEGLRKERLAYEKIWSEREKQIQKVITNTVGMYGDLSGLVSLPQIKTLELEDGSGAHEAQ; encoded by the coding sequence AATTAAAAAAAGAATTTGGCGAAGAAAGCAGGCTAAAAGAAGCCGAAATTACTACACAGAGAAAAGAATTAGAAGCCGGGCAGGTCAAATTATTAGAGGCTCAACAAAACTCGCAAGCGGAGGTTAACAGGAAAGTAAACGAAAAGATTGCCGCTGAGAAACCTGCTTTGCGGAAGCAGGCTCAAGCTGAGGCAGAAAAGCAAAAGTTGTCTGAATTAAAATTTTTAGATGAACAGCTCAAAGAAAAGGATAAAAAGTTAGAGGAAGCGAATGGAAATGAGTTACGGCTACGCAAAGAGAAGAATAAACTTGAAGAGGACAAAAAGAACTTTGAACTAGAGAAGCAGAGGCAATTAGATGAGGAACGAAAAAAGATATCAGAAGAAGCTAATAAAAAGGCCGTAGAGGAAAGTTGGTATAAAATTGCCGAACTGAATAAAAAAATCTCGGACGTTACGAAAGCGAACGCTGATTTGATGCGCAAGCTAGAACAAGGATCGCAGCAAACTCAGGGCGAGGTTCTGGAATTGGAACTTGAAGAAATACTGAGATCTGAATTTCCGATTGATGAAATTTTGCCAGTCCCCAAAGGAGTTACCGGCGCCGATGTTATTCAGAAAGTTTTGGATCGTGGCGGTCGATTATGCGGAAAAATTGTTTGGGAATCTAAAAAAACCAAGGCTTGGAGCGAGGGATGGATTCAGAAGTTAAAAGATGATCAAAGAGCGATTAAGGCTGATGTAGCAGTGATTGTTTCTGCGGTTTTGCCGGAGGGGGTGAAGGGATTTATTTTTCGAGACGGAGTTTGGATTTGCGACACGAAGCTTTCTATAGCTTTAGCTACGGCCATACGAATGAATTTAGAAGCAGTCACGAGGGAGAGGGCAATGTCGGTTGGCAAGAATGAAAAGATGGAAGTACTTTACAGTTATTTAACTGGCGTGGAGTTTAGGCAGAGGGTAGAGGCAATCGTTGAGGCTTTCACTAATATGGGTGAAGGTTTAAGAAAAGAACGACTGGCATATGAAAAGATTTGGTCTGAGAGAGAAAAGCAAATTCAAAAAGTAATTACGAACACAGTAGGCATGTATGGGGATTTAAGCGGTTTAGTTTCTTTACCACAGATAAAAACTTTGGAATTAGAAGATGGCAGCGGGGCACATGAAGCTCAATAA